A genome region from Natranaeroarchaeum sulfidigenes includes the following:
- a CDS encoding glycosyltransferase family 4 protein, which yields MSETTMHVGLVIYGDLNATSGGFRYDRQLVSYLREQGDTVDVISLPWRSYPRGLVDGVSPSIRAKLDRSVDVLVQDGLCHPSLWRQNHQLEKPGAIVTLIHHLRSDDPTERFGPTFRPFERRYLESVDAAISTSQFSRTRACELAAELGRKPTLVAPPAGRTEGAAVTPERVRKRAVTGPLRVVYLGNVVPRKDPKTLLAAIARGHPERDWELTVVGSHDADPDYAASVVMAASEYGIDDRVEFTGKIEPPGLEAILERSHVCCVPSRYEAFGMVYLEAMEYGVVPIAGSVGGAGEFVEHGHNGFVVEPGDEAGITTHLQELDDQRGRLAQLGKRALVTARQHPTWDESMSDIRAFLGKQSDGEQDV from the coding sequence GTGAGCGAGACGACGATGCACGTCGGGCTGGTGATCTACGGGGATCTGAACGCGACTTCCGGTGGCTTTCGGTACGACCGACAGCTCGTCTCGTATCTCCGGGAGCAGGGCGACACCGTCGACGTGATCTCGCTTCCGTGGCGCTCGTATCCGCGTGGACTCGTCGACGGCGTCTCCCCGTCGATCCGGGCGAAACTCGACCGATCCGTCGACGTGCTCGTACAGGACGGGCTCTGCCATCCGTCGTTGTGGCGACAGAATCACCAACTTGAGAAGCCGGGAGCGATCGTCACGCTCATCCACCATCTTCGATCGGACGATCCGACCGAACGGTTCGGCCCGACGTTTCGGCCGTTTGAGCGGCGATACCTCGAATCAGTCGACGCCGCGATCAGTACGAGCCAGTTCAGCCGGACCCGTGCGTGCGAGCTGGCGGCCGAACTGGGCCGAAAGCCCACTCTCGTTGCGCCCCCGGCCGGGCGAACCGAGGGAGCTGCGGTCACGCCGGAGCGTGTCAGGAAACGAGCGGTAACCGGGCCGCTCCGTGTCGTCTACCTCGGGAACGTGGTTCCCCGCAAGGACCCCAAAACGCTTCTGGCCGCCATCGCGCGCGGCCACCCGGAGCGGGACTGGGAACTGACCGTCGTCGGGAGCCACGACGCCGATCCCGACTACGCCGCGTCAGTCGTCATGGCGGCCAGCGAGTACGGAATCGACGATCGGGTGGAGTTCACAGGAAAGATCGAACCACCCGGGTTGGAGGCCATTCTCGAACGGAGCCACGTCTGCTGTGTGCCCTCGCGCTACGAGGCGTTCGGTATGGTCTATCTGGAAGCGATGGAGTACGGCGTCGTCCCGATTGCCGGGAGCGTCGGCGGCGCAGGCGAATTCGTCGAGCATGGCCACAACGGGTTCGTGGTAGAGCCAGGCGACGAGGCTGGAATCACCACACACTTGCAGGAACTCGACGACCAGCGCGGGAGACTTGCCCAGCTAGGCAAACGAGCTCTCGTGACAGCGAGACAGCATCCGACGTGGGACGAATCAATGAGCGATATTCGAGCGTTCCTCGGCAAGCAATCAGACGGTGAGCAAGACGTCTAA
- a CDS encoding 6-pyruvoyl trahydropterin synthase family protein: MYTVSATRSFVAQHWLTVPDPGPEGALHSHHFTVEVTFEGPELNEYGYLVDIDAVIEALEATVAEFRDETLNELPAFEGRNPSAEHFARIFGDSLLARLQPETATRFEVGLQEDDIATVTHERTL; the protein is encoded by the coding sequence ATGTACACTGTATCCGCCACCCGATCATTCGTCGCTCAGCACTGGCTGACAGTTCCCGATCCGGGACCGGAAGGAGCCCTCCATTCGCATCACTTCACAGTGGAGGTGACGTTCGAGGGACCGGAGCTAAACGAGTACGGCTACCTCGTCGATATCGACGCCGTCATCGAGGCACTGGAAGCGACGGTCGCGGAATTCCGCGACGAGACACTCAACGAGTTACCGGCGTTCGAGGGTCGAAATCCAAGCGCCGAACACTTCGCCCGGATCTTCGGCGATAGCCTGCTCGCACGCCTGCAGCCCGAGACGGCGACGCGTTTTGAAGTCGGACTACAGGAAGACGATATCGCGACTGTCACCCACGAGCGAACGCTCTGA
- a CDS encoding CDP-alcohol phosphatidyltransferase family protein → MTAEQSADVTARRHHWTAAAGATALLAVVGGSGLALAWESGPPNPYLLGALVGFAVVVTTTWRAFQLARTEVGPERITAATWVTIARGGALVLLTGFLFVPSPDGLVTWVPGILFALAAAVDAADGAIARWLDCESKRGERLDVEIDSLTVLVGAVLAVRYGVAPVIFVVVGVARYAFVAGIKYRRRRGRNVYDLDPSDLRRALGGAAMVVICLALLPVPGVSLSRLLAWIVLVPFLVNFTRDWLVVSGRLDGAQ, encoded by the coding sequence ATGACCGCAGAGCAATCGGCTGACGTGACCGCCCGTCGTCACCACTGGACGGCTGCCGCGGGAGCCACGGCCCTTCTCGCGGTCGTCGGCGGGAGCGGACTCGCACTCGCGTGGGAGAGTGGCCCGCCGAATCCATACCTACTCGGGGCCCTCGTCGGGTTCGCCGTCGTGGTAACGACGACATGGCGAGCATTTCAGCTCGCTCGAACCGAGGTCGGTCCGGAGCGGATCACGGCTGCCACCTGGGTGACGATCGCCAGAGGAGGTGCACTGGTCCTGCTGACCGGGTTCTTGTTCGTACCCTCACCGGACGGGCTGGTCACGTGGGTTCCCGGCATCCTGTTCGCGCTCGCCGCCGCGGTAGACGCCGCCGACGGGGCCATTGCCCGCTGGTTGGACTGCGAATCGAAACGAGGGGAACGTCTCGACGTCGAGATCGACTCGCTCACTGTCCTCGTGGGGGCCGTCCTCGCGGTCCGGTACGGCGTCGCCCCGGTGATTTTCGTCGTCGTCGGCGTCGCTCGGTACGCCTTCGTCGCCGGGATCAAGTACCGTCGACGACGCGGCCGCAACGTGTACGATCTCGACCCGAGCGACCTCCGGCGTGCACTCGGAGGAGCCGCGATGGTCGTTATCTGCCTTGCGCTGTTGCCGGTCCCCGGCGTGTCACTCTCACGGCTGCTGGCGTGGATCGTGCTAGTCCCATTTCTGGTGAACTTTACGCGGGACTGGCTGGTGGTCTCCGGGCGACTCGACGGAGCGCAGTAA
- a CDS encoding DUF7475 family protein: MDRSLALDSLTPLHWLGIAMALVSALVHLVLGVGFFPHYMGVLFLLATGGFVGAVVLVLLDYRRTVVYLVGIPFTLSQIVGWYVVNQPDSVSALGAADIADKVAQVVLIAVLVVLYRRES, translated from the coding sequence ATGGATCGATCACTTGCACTCGACTCGCTGACACCGCTGCACTGGCTTGGCATCGCGATGGCGCTCGTGAGCGCGCTCGTCCACCTCGTCCTCGGCGTCGGCTTCTTCCCACACTACATGGGCGTACTCTTTTTGCTCGCAACGGGTGGCTTCGTCGGTGCTGTCGTGCTTGTACTGTTGGATTACCGGCGTACGGTCGTCTACCTCGTTGGAATCCCGTTTACCCTGTCACAGATCGTGGGGTGGTACGTGGTCAACCAGCCCGACAGCGTGTCTGCACTCGGCGCGGCGGACATCGCCGACAAAGTCGCACAGGTCGTCCTGATCGCCGTGCTGGTAGTTCTCTACCGACGCGAGTCGTGA